Below is a window of Oceanipulchritudo coccoides DNA.
CTCGTCAAGTCATGCAGGAAGCGCATGCCAAGCCTCTCTACGCGAAATTTAATTTCCTCCCCGGGGACGACGCCAAGGATGCGCTGTTCCTTTATCGAAAGGGACCTCTCAAACTTTCCGCGGACGCCATCCACGATGCTGTCGGGAGCATTAGCCTGGACCAGTTGCCAACACCTAAGCCACAGATTGGAGTGAAGTTGAAGCCAGCGACAACGCCCTTCACCCAGCGTATGTGGGCCATCGCATTGGATGATATTGAACGCAACATCGTGCTCACCGACGACATCCGCTACTTTGGTGCGGGCAGCCGTTATGGGAACCGCGTCTATACCCGTGACATCGCGCTTACCGGAGTCCTCGGCGCAAATTTTTTCTATCCGAAGATCATGAAGGATTCACTGGTGCTGACCCGGAAAATACGCCGGGAGCTTGGGTACAAAGTATCGCAGAACAAAGACAAGGATCATGTTGTTGAAGAGATCAAAGTTCCGTGGGAAGTAATCGCCGAGAGTGACAAGGAAATCATGGCAAAATACCGGACCAACAGTTACACGCGGCGCACGGACGATGTTGTCTGGCTCTGGGCGGCTGATGATTTATTCACCAAACATCCCGAACTGGCCGATTGGAATTGGCTCTACACAGTCGGCGAGGAGTTTTTCAAGGATTTCTACGATCCCTGGTTTGATTCATCGGACGGACTGTACCGTGGCCAGCCGATCTTTCAGGATCTTACCAGCTCCGCCTATCCAAAGCACCTGACGATAGCGGATTGCGTGTTGATGAAGGCCGCTTCAACGAACGCGTTGTACTACCGAGGAATGCTGGCCATGGCCCATGCCGCCACCATGTCCAGTCAGGAACCGGAACAAAAGGTGAAGTGGCTTAAGCGGGCGGAGGCCCTCAAGGCGGCTTTCCAGAATGAATTCCTGCTTGAGGGAGGGGAAGTCACTTACTACAAGGACCGTTATGGTGAGTTGAGCCCGCATCAACACAACCTTGGAACAGCCTTTGCCGTGATGTTTGGAATCCTCGAAGGGCCTGACGCGAAAAGAGCCTATGCAAACTATCCGACCCACGACCGCGGCGTGCCATTGATCCATCCCTTCCTACCGGATAATAAGGGGCCGCACAATGCAGCCACTTGGCCTTTCTGCAGCACCTTCTTTCTCTGGGGCAAGGAAGTCGCGACGGGCAAGTCATTAGTGGACTACAATGCAGCCCTGCTGGGGCGCTCGCTTGGCACGAAGATGGCCGAGAAAAGCAAAAAAATAGCCGCCAACGAAGAGGATTGGGATGCCGGTTTGGGGTCATTCCACGAAAAGATCCAACTGCCTTCCGGCCTGATCGATGGATCAGGACATCAACTATGGTCGGCAGCCGCCTTTCTCAATGTGTGTATCCGCGCCGGTATTATTTTCGATTCCGACAAAGCCTTCAACTAACAGAATTTTAAATTATGAAAAGAAAACCACTACAATTTGGCCTTCTGGTAATTTGCACGACCCTTTCCGCATGGGCGGGACCTCCAGTTGTTTCACCGGATGGTGCCGCCTATTCCCTGGAGTGGGGTGATGATTTCCGTATAGATTCCTCGACCTTTGCCGTGGAGATCAATGGGGAGTGGATATACGGGGATGCCTTTCCACAGCACACCTGGTCGAAGGAGGGAGGGAAACTTACCCTGACTTGCTCCGGTCTGGCTCCCGTTGAGTCCTTTGAGCTGAGTATTGAGACAGCAACCGAGGGTCCTTATGCTGTCATTACAGCATCCCTCAAGGCATCGAATGAGTTCAAACTGGGTGGCGTGCGCGTGCTGACCCGGAAAGGAGAGGCACACAATCTTTCAGTCGGGGAAACCCATACGCAATGGAATGCCTTTCTCGAACATCTCGAAGCTCCCAAAACTGGAAGCATTTACTGGCTGGACCAGATGGAGCCGCTCAAAGCGAACAAGAAAGGGGAGGACCCCCGTGACGCGACCTGGATCTCGACCTTTCAGAACGATGCCACAAACCAGACATTTGCCATTGCCGCCCTGATGGGAGATTTTTGGCCGACCTCCATCGAATGGCGCAACGTAAAACTGGGCGACCTGCATGTCTCAATCCGCAGTGGAAGCCCCAAGGGCCTTGAAAAAATCCTCGTCCGCGCGGGAGCAAAAGTGGAAACCGATCCCATCCTGATTGGCTACTGGGACAACCGGCGACCAACCCAGGCATTGGCTGAAGTAGGCCGTATCATGGGCGAAAGCGTCCGTCAGGGGAGACCCATGCGAATGATAGAACCTGGATGGAGTACCTGGCACTCCTACGCCCGGACAATCTCTGCAGACGCCATGTTAACAGCCGCGCATACCATGAAGGACGAGCTTTACGATTTCGGTTACCGTTACATCCAACTCGACGGGGGATGGTGGACCGTTCCCGGTTCATATGTGGTAAACGATGAATTTTTGCGCGGCATACGAGACGTGGCCAATCAGATTACTGACATGGGCTTGAAGTTCGGCCTGCACATCAGCCCATTGCGGGTGAATCCGACGGATCCTTACTGGAAAGAACACGCGGACTGGCTGGTCTCGCCATACGGTAAAAAAACCATTGATCCGCATGACGACGAAATGATGACGACCCTTGGCATGATGTATCTGGACGGCAGTCATCCGGATGTGCCACCGTATCTGGCGGGCCAGTTCAAGCAGATGGTCGAAGACTACAAGCCGACCTTCATGAAGTGGGATCATCACTACGGAAGTTTGGAAGAAGCTGATCGTTTTGATCCGACCATGACCGGCCTGCAGGCACACAACAAAGCCGTCCGCATGATCCGAGCCGCCTTGCCGGAGGACCTTGTCGTGACCCGCAGCATGGGCTGGCTTTATGGAGCGATTGAATGCTATGACGCCGTCCGGATCGGAAACGATATCAATCATCCGGGCGTCCGCAGCAAGGACGAACCCTATGCCAACATCACCTATGGCAAGACAAGCGGAACAATCCGGGACGTTCTTGTAGGACGTGAATACAAAGGGTTGATCCGTTTCGCCCGTTCCGTTGCCCAGAATTACTACATCCACAATCATATCGCCATCTGTGATCCGGATGCCTTCTTTGCCTCGCCCCAATACACCTTTGAGGAGTCCCGTATGCACATCACCCTGCAGGCCCTGATGGGTGGATTCCTCTTTGGCGGCGACCGGATCGAGGCGCTTCCAAAGGAGCGACTGGCGCTATACAAGAAACAAGCCGTTCTCGATGTGTGGGCCAATCATAAGCATGCCGTTCCCCTCGACCTGTTTACCGGTGTAGATATCCCGCGGATTTGGAAACTTGAGCTGGAGGATCGCATTGTCTTTGGCTTCTTCAACTGGATGGATGAAGACGTGGATACTACCTGGTCGTTGGTAGAATTGGAACTGGCTGCTGGTGACTACCGTTTAACGGACCTCTGGAGCGGTGAAGCCGTGCCGATAATAACTGACGGAATACACCTGTCCATGCCGGCTCATACTGTTCGTTTGATTGAGTTCCAAAAATAGAGTCGTTCGCCACTCTACCAACATAATGAAACAACCCGTACTCTCGAAATCGCTTTTGCCAGAACCGGTTGCTTTGTTTTAAAAATCAAATGAAAAAAACAATTTTTGTAACTCTATTGCTGCTGGGTTGCTGGGCTGTGGTGGATGCTGCTGTTCCGGAAGATTGGCGCGCAGATCTACCGCAACCGATCGTAGAAGACCATCCGGAATGGGTGGATTTCTATTACGAGGCCTGGCGTTTTGCGGAACTGAAAAAGATGACCTACGAGGGGCATACGATTTTCGACACCGCCTTTAAGCCCGGCAAGGTTTGGTTGTGGGACACCGTCTGGATTTCCCATTTTGGGATTTATGTGCAGGATGCGAATCCCGACATTCGCGATCCGATGTATGCGTATGATATGTTTTATGCGCAGCAGCGTGCGGACGGTTGTATTCCGCATGTCTGGAAGACGACCGGCGACCACAGCTACAAAGTGCATAATCCAATTTTCACGCTGGGAGAGCTCAATTACTATCGGCACACCGGGGACAAAAGCAGGCTGGCTGTAGTGTTGCCAAAGCTTGACCGCTTCTACTTCTACTTGAAGCAGCAATACGGCGAACCCGACGGCCTCTATCGGAATTTTGACTGGCATAACGGAATGGATAATCGCCCGGTGGCTGATCTTTCCATCGATTCGACCTGCGAACAGGCGATGGTAGCGGGACATCTGAAACAAATCGCCAAGTTGGTGGGTGATGACGCACGTGCTGCAAAATTCGATAAGGAATATTTAGCCCTGAAGACACGCATCAATGAAACCATGTGGTCAGAACAGGATCAGTTTTACACCGATCTCAATGCTGACCGGACACCTTTCAATGCATGGTCCGTCGCTTCCTACTGGGCCTTGCTTTCAGGCGTCGCCGATGTCGAACAGGCCAGCAGCATGAATGCGCATTTATTTGACGAAGCCAACTTCAAGACACCCTTCATGGTTCCGACCCTCGGGCGGAAGAGTCCCGGTTACGATGCCGACGGCGGTCTCTACTGGAGAGGAGCCGTTTGGGTTCCCACCAACACGATGGTTATAAAAGGATTGCAGAAATATGGCTACACGGATGCCGCCCGTGAGATTGCGATCAACGGCTTGGAAGGCATGGTCGCCACCTGGCGTGAGACCGGCACCTTATGGGAGAATTATGATCAGGAGAATCCAGGGAAACGCGGCGAAAGAAGTCGGCCTGACTTTGTTGGTTGGAGCGGGGTTCAGCCCATCGCCACCTTGATCGAAACAATCATTGGCATTCAAACCAATGCACCGGAAAACCGGATTGAATGGACCCTTCGGATGACCGAGGAGCACGGGGCCAGAGATTTGAAATGGGGACCGAACTATATGAGAGAGGTTGACCTTGTCGCGGAGTCGCGAACATCGACGGATAGTCCCGTCAGCCTTATAATATCCAGCAACACGCCATTCACGTTGGTTGTGGATACTGGTTATACTATCAAGGAATTCGGGGTCGAAAAAGGCTCGAATCAGACCTTTTTAATTCAACACTAAAACACATCAGGGAATGAATTCCTTTAGGAACTATATGAATAACCTTAACACCATTTTGAGTCTGCTTGCAGTTTTTCTGTTTAGCGCTTCCGCATCCTCTGCGACGAAGATCTACTCTGCGCCAGAGGGCATTGATCGCAGTAGCGACTTTGTCGTCACAGTGGATGGGCGGGAGGCCTTTGTGTTCTTTGTGGCAGAGAATAAGCATAGACAACAATACCTCCCCGGTGCGGATTTTGAATTTCTCGGGGAAAAGAAGGTTATTGTCAGGAATGTGGTACATGATCCTGGAAACGTGAAGATTCACAAGGCCCGCGAATCATGGGTTTCCTTTGAGACTGAAAAAAGCGCCCTAATAAGCCTCGAACAACTGACTGATCCATTGCCGCTGCAGGATATTCTTCTGATTGATGAACTTGGCAATGCAGTTGATCACAAAGTTGAGGGTGAGAAAATCCGTTTCAGCGCAGTTGCGGGGAACAAATACCTGTTGGTTCTCAACAATGACCTTTCGCGCCGACTCACACTATTTGCGGAGCATCCCGAGATGGATGTGCCGGACATTAAAGGCGCGGACACCTTTCTAATCCAGCCTTGCACACCGCGTAACGACTACGAGACAACATCAAAGAAAACGCTCTACTTTGCACCCGGAC
It encodes the following:
- a CDS encoding sulfatase-like hydrolase/transferase, translating into MKTRISLYLSLCLVFVAQIVVHGEPPEKLNIIYILADDLGYADVSFNGQEKFTTPHLDRLANDGMVFNQHYSGSTVCAPSRSTLMTGQHTGRTPIRHNSKGPAGGQLPLPAGTVTVAKVLQEAGYVTGAFGKWGLGYTGSEGDPSRQGFDVFYGYKDQVNAHHYYPQILWDNNTKVQLNSKGKQEVYAPFRIQEETLKFIRENKDRPFFCYVPSVLPHAELVAPEAYIARFRGNFGEETPYDAKKGSRKTGYGSQADPKAAFAAMVQILDEQVGEIRALVEELGIAERTIIIFTSDNGPHDAGGADPEYFDSNGPFRGIKRDLYEGGIRVPMVAWAPDRVDAGSETDHVSAFWDVLPTLAELAGAPVPDDIDGLSFAPILLQNGNQSSHQYLYWEFLGGGGKLAVRMGNWKAVQLGVSKNPDGPIQLFDLPTDPEESIDLAAEYPELVEQARQVMQEAHAKPLYAKFNFLPGDDAKDALFLYRKGPLKLSADAIHDAVGSISLDQLPTPKPQIGVKLKPATTPFTQRMWAIALDDIERNIVLTDDIRYFGAGSRYGNRVYTRDIALTGVLGANFFYPKIMKDSLVLTRKIRRELGYKVSQNKDKDHVVEEIKVPWEVIAESDKEIMAKYRTNSYTRRTDDVVWLWAADDLFTKHPELADWNWLYTVGEEFFKDFYDPWFDSSDGLYRGQPIFQDLTSSAYPKHLTIADCVLMKAASTNALYYRGMLAMAHAATMSSQEPEQKVKWLKRAEALKAAFQNEFLLEGGEVTYYKDRYGELSPHQHNLGTAFAVMFGILEGPDAKRAYANYPTHDRGVPLIHPFLPDNKGPHNAATWPFCSTFFLWGKEVATGKSLVDYNAALLGRSLGTKMAEKSKKIAANEEDWDAGLGSFHEKIQLPSGLIDGSGHQLWSAAAFLNVCIRAGIIFDSDKAFN
- a CDS encoding alpha-galactosidase, yielding MKRKPLQFGLLVICTTLSAWAGPPVVSPDGAAYSLEWGDDFRIDSSTFAVEINGEWIYGDAFPQHTWSKEGGKLTLTCSGLAPVESFELSIETATEGPYAVITASLKASNEFKLGGVRVLTRKGEAHNLSVGETHTQWNAFLEHLEAPKTGSIYWLDQMEPLKANKKGEDPRDATWISTFQNDATNQTFAIAALMGDFWPTSIEWRNVKLGDLHVSIRSGSPKGLEKILVRAGAKVETDPILIGYWDNRRPTQALAEVGRIMGESVRQGRPMRMIEPGWSTWHSYARTISADAMLTAAHTMKDELYDFGYRYIQLDGGWWTVPGSYVVNDEFLRGIRDVANQITDMGLKFGLHISPLRVNPTDPYWKEHADWLVSPYGKKTIDPHDDEMMTTLGMMYLDGSHPDVPPYLAGQFKQMVEDYKPTFMKWDHHYGSLEEADRFDPTMTGLQAHNKAVRMIRAALPEDLVVTRSMGWLYGAIECYDAVRIGNDINHPGVRSKDEPYANITYGKTSGTIRDVLVGREYKGLIRFARSVAQNYYIHNHIAICDPDAFFASPQYTFEESRMHITLQALMGGFLFGGDRIEALPKERLALYKKQAVLDVWANHKHAVPLDLFTGVDIPRIWKLELEDRIVFGFFNWMDEDVDTTWSLVELELAAGDYRLTDLWSGEAVPIITDGIHLSMPAHTVRLIEFQK
- a CDS encoding MGH1-like glycoside hydrolase domain-containing protein, which translates into the protein MKKTIFVTLLLLGCWAVVDAAVPEDWRADLPQPIVEDHPEWVDFYYEAWRFAELKKMTYEGHTIFDTAFKPGKVWLWDTVWISHFGIYVQDANPDIRDPMYAYDMFYAQQRADGCIPHVWKTTGDHSYKVHNPIFTLGELNYYRHTGDKSRLAVVLPKLDRFYFYLKQQYGEPDGLYRNFDWHNGMDNRPVADLSIDSTCEQAMVAGHLKQIAKLVGDDARAAKFDKEYLALKTRINETMWSEQDQFYTDLNADRTPFNAWSVASYWALLSGVADVEQASSMNAHLFDEANFKTPFMVPTLGRKSPGYDADGGLYWRGAVWVPTNTMVIKGLQKYGYTDAAREIAINGLEGMVATWRETGTLWENYDQENPGKRGERSRPDFVGWSGVQPIATLIETIIGIQTNAPENRIEWTLRMTEEHGARDLKWGPNYMREVDLVAESRTSTDSPVSLIISSNTPFTLVVDTGYTIKEFGVEKGSNQTFLIQH